The Streptomyces sp. NL15-2K genome contains a region encoding:
- the ddaH gene encoding dimethylargininase, whose translation MTDTRVPRRRRFLVCEPRHFAVQYAINPWMHPDARVDVDLAREQWQALIHAYRSHGHTVDIVEPVPGLPDMVFAANSAVVVDGRVFGSLFHAPERRPESRHYETWFKAAGYDVHHPESVCEGEGDLVWTGRYLLAGTGFRTTREAHREVQEFFGHPVISLTLVDPYFYHLDTALFVLDGGHEGKDGKDGNKENIVYYPEAFSPGSRAVLARLYPNAVLATRDDAMAFGLNSVSDGRHVFIAPQAEALAARLGDHGYVPVPVDLSEFRKAGGGIKCCTQEIRS comes from the coding sequence GTGACCGATACCCGTGTGCCGCGCCGACGGCGTTTCCTCGTCTGCGAACCCAGACACTTCGCCGTGCAGTACGCGATCAATCCCTGGATGCATCCCGACGCCCGCGTCGACGTCGATCTGGCGCGCGAGCAGTGGCAGGCGCTGATCCACGCCTACCGGTCCCACGGCCACACCGTCGACATCGTGGAGCCGGTTCCCGGTCTCCCGGACATGGTCTTCGCCGCGAACTCGGCGGTCGTGGTCGACGGCCGCGTCTTCGGCTCCCTCTTCCACGCGCCCGAGCGGCGCCCCGAGTCCAGGCACTACGAGACGTGGTTCAAGGCGGCGGGCTACGACGTCCATCACCCCGAGTCCGTCTGCGAGGGCGAGGGCGATCTGGTCTGGACGGGCCGCTACCTCCTGGCCGGCACCGGGTTCCGTACGACCCGTGAGGCGCACCGCGAGGTGCAGGAGTTCTTCGGCCATCCGGTGATCAGCCTGACGCTGGTGGATCCGTACTTCTACCACCTGGACACGGCGTTGTTCGTCCTGGACGGCGGGCACGAAGGAAAGGACGGAAAGGACGGAAACAAAGAAAACATCGTTTACTACCCGGAGGCCTTCTCCCCCGGCAGTCGCGCGGTGCTGGCCCGGCTGTACCCGAACGCCGTACTCGCCACCCGCGACGACGCGATGGCCTTCGGCCTGAACTCCGTCTCCGACGGCCGCCACGTCTTCATCGCGCCGCAGGCGGAGGCGCTCGCCGCCCGCCTCGGTGACCACGGCTATGTCCCCGTCCCCGTCGACCTGTCCGAGTTCCGGAAGGCCGGCGGCGGCATCAAGTGCTGCACCCAGGAGATCCGCTCATGA
- the rocD gene encoding ornithine--oxo-acid transaminase encodes MTAPVGTRSSADLIRAEEPVLAHNYHPLPVVVARAEGSRVEDVEGRRYLDMLAGYSALNFGHRHPALIAAAHEQLDLLTLTSRAFHNDRLAEFAERLAELTGLDMVLPMNTGAEAVESGIKVARKWAYEVKGVPADQATIVVAAENFHGRTTTIVSFSTDETARQGFGPFTPGFRIVPYNDLAAVEAAVDETTAAVLIEPIQGEAGVVIPDEGYLAGVRELTRREGCLFIADEIQSGLGRTGRTLAVEHEAVVPDMLLLGKALGGGIVPVSAVVARRDVLGVLRPGEHGSTFGGNPLAAAVGTAVVELLETGEFQRRAAELGVVLRVGLAELVGKGVVGFRARGLWAGVDIDPAVGTGREIGERLLEEGVLVKDTHGSTIRLAPPLTITEAELTSALGALERVVGRG; translated from the coding sequence ATGACCGCACCCGTGGGTACGCGTTCGTCCGCCGACCTCATCCGCGCCGAGGAGCCCGTCCTCGCGCACAACTACCACCCGCTGCCCGTGGTCGTCGCCCGAGCGGAGGGCAGCAGGGTGGAGGACGTGGAGGGCCGCCGCTACCTGGACATGCTGGCCGGCTACTCGGCCCTCAACTTCGGCCACCGCCACCCCGCGCTGATCGCGGCGGCCCACGAGCAGCTCGACCTGCTGACCCTCACCTCGCGCGCCTTCCACAACGACAGGCTGGCCGAATTCGCCGAACGGCTCGCCGAGTTGACCGGCCTGGACATGGTGCTGCCCATGAACACGGGCGCCGAGGCCGTCGAGAGCGGCATCAAGGTGGCGCGCAAGTGGGCGTACGAGGTGAAGGGTGTCCCGGCCGATCAGGCGACGATCGTGGTCGCGGCCGAGAACTTCCACGGCCGTACGACGACGATCGTGAGCTTCTCCACGGACGAGACCGCTCGGCAGGGCTTCGGCCCCTTCACCCCGGGCTTCCGGATCGTCCCGTACAACGACCTGGCCGCTGTGGAGGCGGCGGTCGACGAGACGACGGCGGCCGTGCTCATCGAGCCGATCCAGGGTGAGGCGGGGGTGGTCATCCCCGACGAGGGCTACCTGGCCGGCGTGCGCGAGCTCACCCGGCGCGAGGGCTGCCTGTTCATCGCGGACGAGATCCAGTCGGGGCTCGGCCGCACCGGCCGTACGCTCGCCGTCGAGCACGAGGCGGTCGTCCCCGACATGCTCCTCCTCGGCAAGGCGCTGGGGGGCGGCATCGTGCCGGTGTCCGCGGTGGTCGCCCGCCGGGACGTGCTCGGTGTACTGCGGCCGGGCGAGCACGGCTCGACGTTCGGCGGCAACCCGCTCGCCGCGGCGGTCGGCACGGCGGTGGTCGAGCTGCTGGAGACGGGTGAATTCCAGCGCCGGGCGGCCGAGCTGGGGGTGGTGCTGCGCGTGGGCCTGGCCGAGCTGGTCGGCAAGGGGGTCGTCGGCTTCCGTGCCCGCGGGCTCTGGGCGGGCGTCGACATCGACCCCGCCGTCGGCACCGGCCGCGAGATCGGCGAACGGCTCCTGGAGGAGGGCGTCCTGGTCAAGGACACCCACGGCTCGACGATCCGGCTGGCGCCACCGCTGACGATCACCGAGGCGGAGCTCACGTCGGCGCTCGGGGCGCTGGAGCGGGTCGTCGGGCGAGGCTGA
- a CDS encoding histidine kinase encodes MSGFVAGLCVAILPVLVIGFWLGRRTTRPQHLGGLGTPVEHATFQTLHTASLAAPPLRAGLTEETARKSARRLRSLLGTDALCLTDQKEVLVWDGVGEHHRAEIMERLTGPLDTGRGEAFRLDCDAPDCPVRWAVVAPLTVDDRVHGALVACAPRESAVLVRAAGEVARWVSVQLELADLDQSRTRLIEAEIKALRAQISPHFIFNSLAVIASFVRTDPERARELLLEFADFTRYSFRRHGDFTTLADELHAIDHYLALVRARFGDRLSVTLQIAPEVLPVALPFLCLQPLVENAVKHGLEGKAVPAGKSHISITAQDAGAEALVVIEDDGAGMDPVLLRRILAGEVSPSGGIGLSNVDDRLRQVYGDDYGLVIETAVGAGMKITARLPKYQPGVHSAGRLSGG; translated from the coding sequence ATGAGCGGATTCGTCGCCGGCCTGTGCGTGGCGATCCTCCCTGTCCTGGTCATCGGCTTCTGGCTCGGCCGCCGCACCACACGCCCGCAGCACCTCGGCGGACTCGGCACCCCCGTCGAACACGCCACCTTCCAGACCCTGCACACCGCTTCCCTCGCCGCGCCCCCGCTGCGGGCGGGCCTGACGGAGGAGACCGCGCGCAAGTCGGCCCGCCGGCTGCGCTCCCTGCTCGGCACGGACGCGCTCTGCCTCACCGACCAGAAGGAGGTCCTGGTCTGGGACGGCGTGGGCGAGCATCATCGCGCCGAGATCATGGAACGCCTGACCGGCCCCCTGGACACCGGCCGCGGCGAGGCCTTCCGGCTGGACTGCGACGCCCCCGACTGCCCGGTCCGCTGGGCGGTCGTCGCCCCCCTCACCGTCGACGACCGCGTCCACGGAGCCCTCGTCGCCTGCGCACCCCGCGAGTCCGCCGTCCTGGTCCGCGCGGCCGGAGAGGTCGCCCGCTGGGTCTCCGTGCAGTTGGAGCTGGCCGATCTCGACCAGTCCCGCACCCGCCTGATCGAGGCCGAGATCAAGGCCCTGCGCGCCCAGATCTCCCCGCACTTCATCTTCAACTCGCTCGCGGTGATCGCCTCGTTCGTCCGCACCGACCCCGAGCGCGCCCGCGAACTCCTCCTGGAATTCGCCGACTTCACCCGCTACTCGTTCCGCAGGCACGGCGACTTCACCACCCTCGCCGACGAACTCCACGCCATCGACCACTACTTGGCGCTCGTCCGGGCACGCTTCGGCGACCGCCTCTCCGTCACCCTGCAGATCGCCCCCGAGGTACTGCCGGTCGCCCTGCCCTTCCTCTGCCTCCAGCCGCTCGTCGAGAACGCCGTCAAGCACGGTCTGGAGGGCAAGGCTGTGCCTGCCGGGAAGAGCCACATCAGCATCACCGCGCAGGACGCCGGAGCCGAGGCCCTGGTCGTCATCGAGGACGACGGCGCCGGAATGGACCCCGTCCTGCTGCGCCGCATCCTCGCAGGCGAGGTCAGCCCGTCCGGCGGCATCGGGCTGTCCAACGTCGACGACCGCCTTCGCCAGGTCTACGGCGACGACTACGGCCTGGTCATCGAGACCGCCGTGGGAGCGGGCATGAAAATCACCGCCCGGCTGCCGAAATACCAGCCGGGGGTGCACTCGGCGGGCCGCCTCAGCGGCGGATGA
- a CDS encoding Lrp/AsnC family transcriptional regulator translates to MNSRPTPFDELDRKIVTALMANARTSFAEIGAAVGLSATAVKRRVDRLRDTGVITGFTATVRPSALGWRTEAYVEVYCEGAAPPRRLAEVVRNHPEIAAAMTVTGGADALLHVRARDVDHFEEVLERIRAEPFIRKTISVMVLSHLIPESPEAGASQPAPE, encoded by the coding sequence ATGAACAGCAGGCCCACGCCGTTCGACGAGCTCGACCGGAAGATCGTGACCGCGCTGATGGCGAACGCGCGGACTTCTTTCGCCGAGATCGGCGCGGCCGTCGGTCTGTCCGCGACGGCGGTCAAGCGGCGGGTGGACCGGCTGCGGGACACGGGGGTGATCACCGGGTTCACGGCCACGGTGCGGCCGTCGGCGCTGGGCTGGCGTACGGAGGCGTACGTCGAGGTGTACTGCGAGGGCGCGGCCCCGCCCCGGCGGCTCGCGGAGGTCGTCCGCAACCACCCGGAGATCGCCGCGGCGATGACGGTGACCGGCGGCGCGGACGCGCTGCTGCATGTGCGGGCGCGGGACGTGGACCACTTCGAGGAGGTGCTGGAGCGGATCCGCGCGGAGCCGTTCATCCGGAAGACGATCAGTGTGATGGTGCTGTCCCACCTCATCCCGGAGAGCCCGGAGGCGGGCGCGAGCCAGCCTGCGCCGGAGTGA
- a CDS encoding cation acetate symporter — translation MNSNYAVPAVALVVVATVLVGAFGLRISRTTSDFYVASRTVGPRLNAAAISGEYLSAASFLGIAGLVLVQGPDMLWYPVGYTAGYLVLLLFVAAPLRRSGAYTLPDFAEARLASQAVRRLAGAFVVGVGWLYLLPQLQGAGLTLTVLTGAPAWLGGVIVAAVVVATVAAGGMRSITFVQAFQYWLKLTALLVPALFLVLAWQDDGAHRHAFDEPATFREQRVVRVDAGLDLKLDAPLTVTVSGTIDGRPHDDDRIHLPAGTHRVEQGTRFTFAQGAPVPAADRGSNGGMSTSLAAGREERPLYATYGLILATFLGTMGLPHVVVRFYTSPHGVAARRTTVAVLALIGAFYLLPPVYGALGRLYAPELALTGDADAAVLLLPDRMIGGLGGDLLGALVAGGAFAAFLSTASGLTMAVAGVLTQDVLPSRGVRHFRLGTALAMAVPLAASMLVGGLPVADAVGLAFAVSASSFCPLLVLGIWWRRLTPPGAAAGMLVGGGSAFVAVAVTMAGFPGTGGLHALLAWPALWSVPLGFLTMVLVSLATAGRVPAGTAAILARFHLPEELRAEVKA, via the coding sequence ATGAACTCCAACTACGCCGTCCCCGCCGTCGCCCTCGTCGTCGTGGCGACCGTCCTCGTCGGCGCCTTCGGCCTGCGCATCTCCCGCACCACCTCGGACTTCTACGTCGCCTCCCGCACCGTCGGCCCCCGCCTCAACGCCGCCGCCATCAGCGGCGAGTACCTCTCCGCAGCCTCCTTCCTGGGCATCGCCGGCCTGGTCCTGGTGCAGGGCCCGGACATGCTCTGGTACCCGGTCGGCTACACCGCCGGCTATCTGGTCCTGCTCCTGTTCGTCGCCGCCCCGCTGCGCCGCTCCGGCGCCTACACGCTGCCCGACTTCGCCGAGGCCCGGCTCGCTTCCCAGGCGGTACGACGGCTGGCGGGCGCCTTCGTCGTCGGCGTCGGCTGGCTGTATCTGCTGCCCCAACTCCAGGGCGCCGGACTGACGCTGACCGTGCTGACCGGGGCGCCCGCATGGCTCGGGGGTGTGATCGTGGCGGCCGTGGTGGTCGCCACCGTCGCCGCCGGAGGCATGCGCAGCATCACCTTCGTGCAGGCCTTCCAGTACTGGCTGAAACTCACCGCCCTGCTCGTCCCCGCCCTCTTCCTCGTCCTCGCCTGGCAGGACGACGGCGCCCACCGCCACGCCTTCGACGAACCGGCCACCTTCCGCGAGCAGCGCGTCGTCCGCGTCGACGCCGGCCTCGACCTGAAGCTGGACGCGCCGCTGACCGTCACGGTGAGCGGCACGATCGACGGCCGCCCGCACGACGACGACCGGATCCACCTCCCCGCCGGCACGCACCGCGTCGAACAGGGCACCCGGTTCACCTTCGCCCAGGGCGCCCCCGTCCCGGCCGCCGACCGCGGCAGCAACGGCGGCATGTCGACCTCCCTGGCCGCGGGCCGCGAGGAACGCCCGCTGTACGCCACGTACGGGCTGATCCTCGCCACCTTCCTCGGCACCATGGGCCTGCCGCACGTCGTCGTCCGCTTCTACACCAGCCCGCACGGCGTCGCCGCCCGCCGCACCACCGTCGCCGTGCTCGCCCTGATCGGCGCCTTCTACCTGCTGCCGCCCGTCTACGGCGCCCTCGGCAGGCTCTACGCCCCCGAACTCGCCCTCACCGGCGACGCGGACGCCGCCGTCCTGCTGCTGCCCGACCGCATGATCGGCGGGCTCGGCGGCGACCTGCTCGGCGCGCTGGTGGCGGGCGGGGCCTTCGCCGCGTTCCTGTCCACGGCCTCGGGGCTGACCATGGCCGTGGCGGGCGTCCTCACCCAGGACGTGCTGCCCTCGCGCGGCGTACGGCACTTCCGGCTGGGCACGGCGCTCGCCATGGCCGTACCGCTCGCGGCCAGCATGCTGGTCGGCGGACTCCCCGTCGCCGACGCCGTCGGGCTGGCGTTCGCCGTGTCCGCGTCCTCCTTCTGCCCGCTGCTCGTCCTCGGCATCTGGTGGCGGCGGCTGACCCCGCCGGGCGCGGCCGCGGGCATGCTGGTGGGCGGCGGCTCGGCCTTCGTGGCCGTGGCCGTGACCATGGCGGGTTTCCCTGGCACGGGCGGCCTGCACGCGCTGCTCGCCTGGCCCGCGCTCTGGTCGGTGCCGCTGGGCTTCCTCACCATGGTGCTGGTGTCCCTGGCCACGGCAGGGCGCGTACCGGCCGGCACGGCGGCGATCCTGGCCCGGTTCCATCTGCCGGAGGAGCTGCGGGCGGAGGTGAAGGCATGA
- a CDS encoding SpoIIE family protein phosphatase yields MGTYEERDLARRRFDVADAAPLLLDAAGVVTSWSSEAQRLLAYPAGEVVGTNLAGLVCAEDAGRVPELVERWRRDGGWAGLLSIRHKDGRPVRVMVRIASALEAQGPSRWLALLSEMAEAPGWDMPRGVLEQMVGRSPIGIAIVDTDLRFVWSNAALARFGGGPPQLRLGLRLRDIQPGFDADSVEAQMRHVLATGETVVGYEHVGHLRSAPHRETAHVLSFTRLEDERGHPMGVYYTVVDITEHHRARQRLALLDRAGEQIGRSLDIVRTAQELADVAVPAFADLVAVDLLESVLRGAEPAAGPLDGTRPVRLRRAGGRSADGSVSQGVGDVVTYLAGSPPTRCLATGRSWREERLAPLDRDWGSATSGDHGATFLDLGVHSVLVVPVRARGVTLGVTTFFRRRRQEPFDEDDLTLAEDLVSRAAVCVDNARRYTRERDAALVLQRNLLPHRLPEQNAVEVAACYRPANQPSGLGGDWYDLIPLSGARVALVVGEVPGHGIDAAAAMGRLRTAVRTLAALDLPPHEVLAHLDDLVARTAHEESGAPDAEEADSTQAVGSGCLYVVYDPVEGRSSMSAAGHPEPAVVRPDGTVTFVDLPPGPPLGVGGPPFESVGMPLPEGSTLALYTDGLLARGEEWAVDADRERLRRALEGPASSLDQRCRVIVDALVPARPHDDVALLMARTKRLGADQVASWDLPADPAVVADARRTACRRLADWGLDELAYTTELVVSELVTNAIRHASGSIRLRLIKDRSLICEVFDGGATAPHLRHPRTTDEGGRGLLLVSQVTQRWGTRFLPEGKVIWAEQPLTGPPL; encoded by the coding sequence GTGGGCACATACGAGGAGCGCGACCTTGCCCGCCGACGGTTCGACGTGGCGGATGCCGCGCCCCTGCTGCTCGACGCGGCGGGGGTGGTGACGAGCTGGAGTTCCGAGGCGCAGCGGCTGCTGGCGTACCCGGCCGGCGAGGTGGTGGGCACGAACCTGGCCGGCCTGGTGTGTGCCGAGGACGCCGGGCGGGTGCCGGAACTGGTCGAGCGGTGGCGCAGGGACGGCGGCTGGGCGGGCCTGCTGTCCATCCGGCACAAGGACGGGCGGCCGGTCCGGGTCATGGTGCGGATCGCCTCCGCCCTGGAGGCCCAAGGGCCGTCGCGGTGGCTGGCGCTGCTGTCCGAGATGGCCGAGGCCCCCGGCTGGGACATGCCCCGCGGTGTGCTGGAGCAGATGGTCGGCCGCTCCCCTATCGGCATCGCGATCGTGGACACGGACCTGCGGTTCGTGTGGTCGAACGCGGCCCTGGCCCGGTTCGGCGGCGGACCGCCCCAACTGCGGCTCGGTCTGCGGCTGCGGGACATCCAGCCGGGCTTCGACGCCGACTCCGTCGAGGCGCAGATGCGGCACGTGCTGGCGACCGGGGAAACGGTCGTCGGGTACGAACACGTGGGGCACCTTCGGTCGGCTCCGCACCGGGAGACCGCGCATGTGCTGTCGTTCACCCGGCTGGAGGACGAGCGGGGCCACCCGATGGGCGTGTACTACACCGTCGTGGACATCACCGAGCACCACCGCGCCCGGCAGCGGCTGGCCCTGCTCGACCGGGCCGGCGAACAGATCGGCCGGAGCCTGGACATCGTACGGACGGCGCAGGAGCTGGCCGACGTGGCCGTGCCGGCCTTCGCCGACCTCGTCGCCGTGGACCTGCTGGAGTCGGTGCTGCGGGGAGCGGAGCCCGCGGCCGGGCCGCTGGACGGCACCCGGCCGGTACGGCTGCGCCGCGCGGGCGGGCGGTCGGCGGACGGGAGCGTCTCGCAGGGCGTCGGCGACGTGGTCACGTACCTGGCCGGATCGCCCCCGACCCGCTGTCTGGCCACGGGCCGGTCCTGGCGCGAGGAACGGCTCGCCCCGCTCGACCGGGACTGGGGCTCCGCCACCTCCGGCGACCACGGGGCCACGTTCCTGGACCTGGGTGTGCACAGCGTGCTGGTCGTGCCGGTCCGCGCCCGGGGCGTCACCCTGGGCGTCACCACCTTCTTCCGGCGGCGCCGTCAGGAACCCTTCGACGAGGACGACCTGACCCTGGCCGAGGATCTCGTCTCGCGGGCGGCCGTGTGCGTGGACAACGCCCGGCGCTACACCCGCGAACGGGACGCGGCGCTGGTGCTGCAGCGCAATCTGCTCCCGCACCGGCTGCCCGAGCAGAACGCGGTGGAGGTGGCCGCCTGTTACCGCCCGGCGAACCAGCCGAGCGGGCTCGGCGGCGACTGGTACGACCTGATCCCGCTCTCCGGTGCGCGTGTGGCCCTCGTCGTGGGCGAGGTGCCCGGGCACGGCATCGACGCCGCTGCGGCAATGGGCCGGCTGCGGACCGCCGTACGCACCCTCGCCGCGCTGGATCTGCCGCCGCACGAGGTCCTGGCTCACCTCGACGACCTGGTCGCGCGCACGGCCCACGAGGAAAGCGGGGCGCCGGACGCCGAGGAGGCCGACAGCACGCAGGCGGTGGGCTCGGGGTGTCTGTACGTCGTCTACGACCCGGTCGAGGGGCGGAGCTCGATGTCCGCCGCCGGGCATCCCGAGCCCGCCGTCGTCCGGCCCGACGGCACCGTCACGTTCGTCGATCTGCCTCCGGGACCGCCCCTGGGCGTGGGCGGCCCGCCGTTCGAGTCCGTCGGGATGCCCCTGCCGGAGGGCAGCACCCTCGCGCTGTACACCGACGGTCTGCTGGCCCGTGGGGAGGAGTGGGCCGTGGACGCCGACCGGGAGCGGCTGCGGCGGGCCCTGGAGGGGCCGGCGTCCTCGCTGGACCAGCGGTGCCGGGTCATCGTGGACGCCCTCGTCCCGGCCCGCCCGCACGACGACGTGGCGCTGCTGATGGCCCGGACCAAGCGTCTCGGTGCCGATCAGGTCGCCTCCTGGGACCTGCCCGCCGACCCGGCCGTCGTCGCCGACGCCCGCCGGACGGCCTGCCGCCGGCTGGCGGACTGGGGCCTGGACGAGCTGGCCTACACCACGGAACTCGTGGTCAGCGAACTGGTCACCAACGCCATCCGGCACGCCTCCGGATCCATCCGGCTCCGCCTGATCAAGGACCGGTCGCTGATCTGTGAGGTCTTCGACGGCGGCGCCACCGCCCCGCATCTGCGCCATCCCCGGACCACGGACGAGGGCGGGCGCGGACTGCTGCTGGTCTCCCAGGTCACCCAGCGGTGGGGCACTCGTTTCCTGCCCGAGGGGAAGGTCATCTGGGCGGAGCAGCCGCTGACGGGTCCGCCGCTGTGA
- a CDS encoding LytTR family DNA-binding domain-containing protein, whose protein sequence is MLRALAVDDERPSLEELLYLLNADPRIGSAEGAGDATQALRRINRALESGPDGPEAIDVVFLDIQMPGLDGLDLARLLTGFAQPPLVVFVTAHEDFAVQAFDLKAVDYVLKPVRKERLAEAVRRAAERRDTAPRIPVHEPDPDHIPVELGGVTRFVSVDDITHVEAQGDYARLHTDKGSHLVRIPLSTLEERWRSRGFVRIHRRHLVALRHVGELRLDAGTVSVLVGSEELQVSRRHARELRDLLMRRT, encoded by the coding sequence ATGCTGCGCGCCCTGGCTGTCGACGACGAACGCCCCTCCCTGGAGGAACTCCTCTACCTGCTGAACGCGGACCCCCGCATCGGCAGCGCGGAGGGCGCGGGTGACGCGACCCAGGCGCTGCGCCGGATCAACCGGGCGCTGGAGTCCGGTCCGGACGGGCCGGAGGCGATCGACGTCGTCTTCCTCGACATCCAGATGCCCGGCCTCGACGGACTCGACCTGGCCCGGCTGCTCACCGGGTTCGCCCAACCGCCGCTCGTCGTGTTCGTCACCGCCCACGAGGACTTCGCCGTCCAGGCCTTCGACCTCAAGGCCGTCGACTACGTACTCAAACCCGTCCGCAAGGAACGCCTCGCCGAGGCCGTCCGCCGGGCCGCCGAACGCCGCGACACCGCCCCGCGCATCCCCGTGCACGAACCCGACCCCGACCACATACCCGTCGAGCTCGGCGGCGTGACCCGCTTCGTCTCCGTCGACGACATCACGCACGTCGAGGCCCAGGGCGACTACGCCCGGCTGCACACCGACAAGGGCAGCCACCTCGTACGGATCCCGCTGTCCACCCTGGAGGAGCGCTGGCGCTCCCGCGGCTTCGTCCGCATCCACCGCCGCCACCTGGTCGCCCTGCGCCACGTCGGCGAGCTCCGCCTGGACGCGGGCACCGTCAGCGTCCTGGTCGGCTCCGAGGAACTCCAGGTCAGCCGCCGCCACGCCCGCGAGCTGCGGGACCTGCTGATGAGGAGGACGTGA